In Mustela lutreola isolate mMusLut2 chromosome 1, mMusLut2.pri, whole genome shotgun sequence, one genomic interval encodes:
- the LOC131838206 gene encoding olfactory receptor 5P4, with amino-acid sequence METENLTAVTEFIILGLTDNPTLCAIFFVIFLGVYIVTIVGNISIIILIRSSPQLHTPMYLFLSHLAFVDIGYSTSVTPIMLMSFLREKTTIPVTGCIAQLGSDVTFGTTECFLLATMAYDRYVAICSPLLYSTQMSPVVCFLLLGASYLGGCMNASSFTGCLMNLSFCGPNKINHFFCDLFPLLKLSCGHVYIAEISPAISSASVLISTLFTIIVSYSYILHSILNMRSTEGRKKAFSTCTSHLTAVTLFYGTVLFVYVMPKSSYSADQVKVASVIYTVVVPMLNPLIYSLRNKEVKGAMRKLMAKTHWFS; translated from the coding sequence ATGGAGACTGAAAACCTTACAGCAGTGACAGAGTTCATTATTCTGGGGTTAACAGATAACCCCACCCTATGTGCCATCTTCTTTGTGATTTTCCTGGGAGTTTACATAGTTACCATAGTGGGAAATATCAGTATAATCATCTTAATCCGAAGCAGCCCACAGCTTCACACCCCGATGTACCTTTTCCTCAGCCATTTGGCCTTTGTGGACATTGGGTACTCCACGTCAGTCACGCCAATCATGCTCATGAGTTTCTTAAGAGAGAAAACGACCATCCCTGTGACTGGCTGTATAGCCCAGCTTGGCTCTGATGTCACCTTTGGGACTACAGAGTGCTTCCTGCTGGCTACCATGGCTTAtgatcgctatgtggccatctgctctcccttgctctactccacccagatgtccccagtggtctgcttcctccttttgggGGCTTCTTACCTGGGCGGATGCATGAATGCTTCATCATTTACAGGCTGTCTGATGAACCTATCCTTCTGTGGACCAAATAAAATCAACCATTTTTTCTGTGACCTCTTCCCACTCCTGAAGCTTTCTTGTGGCCATGTTTATATTGCCGAAATATCTCCTGCCATCTCTTCTGCATCAGTCCTCATCAGCACACTGTTTACCATAATTGTGTCCTACAGCTACATTCTCCACTCAATCCTGAATATGCGCTCTacggaggggaggaagaaggccttCTCTACCTGCACTTCCCACCTCACTGCGGTCACTTTGTTTTATGGGACAGTTTTGTTCGTTTATGTGATGCCCAAGTCGAGTTACTCAGCTGATCAGGTCAAAGTGGCATCTGTGATCTATACAGTGGTGGTCCCCATGTTGAACCCCCTCATCTACAGCCTGAGGAACAAGGAGGTGAAAGGGGCCATGAGAAAACTAATGGCTAAAACACACTGGTTCTCCTGA
- the LOC131821909 gene encoding olfactory receptor 10Z1-like codes for MMGNHTTVSTFLLWGFSSFPDLQGPLFAMIFFSHMTILAANVSIMVAIKLSHNLHTPMYFFLCALSFSETCTTMAVIPRMLTDLLSDSKTISLPGCAMQMFFFFGLGGNNCFIMAAMSYDRYTAIHNPLHYPILMTHKICFQFIMASWMLGFLVSLCIVIIVFNLSFCDSIIEHFFCDISPVVCLACDYTFRQEMAIFVLSAFVLAGSFVFIMMSYVFIVSTVVKMPSAQGRYKAFSTCSSHLTVVCIHYGFSGFVYLRPKDRDSFREDMLMAVTYTVLTPLLNPIVYSLRNKEMQMALRKVLGKTDRLIPQMVNKRTRNT; via the coding sequence ATGATGGGCAATCACACCACAGTGAGCACCTTCCTTCTGTGGGGATTTTCCAGTTTCCCAGACTTGCAGGGTCCCCTCTTTGCGATGATCTTCTTCTCCCATATGACCATCCTAGCTGCAAATGTGTCCATAATGGTGGCCATCAAGCTCAGTCACAACCttcacacccccatgtactttttcctctgTGCCCTGTCCTTTTCAGAAACCTGTACCACCATGGCAGTCATCCCTCGCATGTTAACGGACTTGCTATCTGACAGCAAGACCATTTCTCTTCCTGGGTGTGCCATgcagatgtttttcttctttggcttGGGAGGCAATAACTGCTTCATCATGGCTGCCATGTCCTATGACCGCTATACTGCCATTCACAACCCACTGCACTACCCCATCTTGATGACCCATAAGATCTGCTTTCAGTTCATCATGGCCTCCTGGATGCTTGGGTTTCTGGTTTCTCTGTGCATTGTCATCATTGTATTCaacttgtctttctgtgactccatCATCGAGCACTTCTTCTGTGACATCTCACCTGTGGTGTGCCTTGCGTGTGACTACACCTTCCGTCAGGAAATGGCTATTTTTGTGCTCTCTGCCTTTGTGTTGGCGGGCAGCTTTGTCTTCATCATGATGTCCTATGTCTTCATTGTGTCCACAGTTGTGAAGATGCCCTCTGCCCAAGGGAGGTATAAGGCCTTCTCCACTTGCTCCTCTCACCTCACCGTGGTGTGCATACACTATGGATTCTCTGGCTTTGTCTACCTGAGGCCCAAGGACAGGGACTCATTCCGTGAGGACATGCTGATGGCTGTCACATACACAGTGCTGACACCTCTGCTTAACCCCATCGTGTACAGtctcagaaacaaagaaatgcagATGGCCCTAAGGAAGGTACTAGGCAAGACAGATAGGCTCATCCCTCAGATGGTGAATAAAAGAACACggaacacttaa